In a single window of the Aquificaceae bacterium genome:
- a CDS encoding F0F1 ATP synthase subunit gamma: MPKLSPRDIRRKIQGIKNTRRITNAMKVVSAAKLRKAQELIYASRPYSERLYEMLKSLASHIDPQTHPLFEVREERVCDLVVITADRGLAGAFNSNLIRKVEDLIGEKQDKGIRVNLVLIGRKGAQYFGKKSFNILKAYEEVFRKEINFNIVKEVGELLRERYANKETDAVYLINNEMVTRASYKPVVRNFLPFERIEGEENYGVYEFEVDKEVLVNKLIDLYLNYQIYRALLESNAAEHFARMIAMDNATRNADELIKTWTLIFNKARQESITSELIDIVNAVEAMK; encoded by the coding sequence ATGCCAAAACTTTCACCCAGAGACATAAGGAGGAAGATACAGGGTATAAAGAATACCCGTAGAATAACCAACGCCATGAAGGTGGTCTCTGCAGCAAAGCTCCGTAAAGCTCAGGAGCTCATATACGCTTCAAGACCCTATTCAGAAAGACTTTACGAAATGCTAAAGAGCTTAGCTTCTCACATAGACCCCCAAACCCATCCCCTTTTTGAGGTAAGAGAAGAAAGGGTCTGCGACCTGGTGGTTATAACTGCAGACAGAGGACTGGCAGGTGCCTTTAACTCAAACCTAATAAGAAAGGTTGAAGACCTTATAGGGGAAAAACAAGATAAGGGTATAAGGGTTAACCTTGTCCTTATTGGAAGGAAGGGTGCACAATACTTTGGCAAGAAGAGTTTCAACATACTAAAAGCATACGAGGAGGTTTTTAGAAAGGAGATAAACTTCAATATAGTGAAAGAAGTGGGAGAACTCCTTAGGGAACGCTATGCAAACAAAGAAACTGATGCGGTGTATCTCATAAACAATGAAATGGTTACCAGAGCCAGCTACAAGCCTGTGGTGAGAAACTTCTTACCCTTTGAGAGGATAGAAGGTGAAGAAAATTACGGAGTTTATGAGTTTGAAGTAGACAAGGAAGTCCTTGTAAACAAGCTAATAGACCTGTATCTCAACTATCAGATATACAGAGCCCTGCTTGAATCCAACGCAGCGGAACACTTTGCTCGTATGATCGCTATGGATAACGCCACAAGAAATGCGGATGAACTTATAAAAACATGGACGCTCATATTCAATAAGGCAAGGCAGGAGTCTATAACTTCCGAACTAATAGACATAGTGAATGCAGTAGAAGCTATGAAATAA